One Candidatus Cardinium hertigii DNA window includes the following coding sequences:
- the rpmI gene encoding 50S ribosomal protein L35 — MPKVKTHSGATKRFQITGSGKIKRKYAFKNHCLAKGIKSTKRKRHLTHKTLVHPTNVPMIQKLLAI; from the coding sequence ATGCCAAAAGTTAAAACACATAGCGGTGCTACGAAAAGATTCCAGATAACGGGTAGCGGTAAAATAAAGCGCAAATATGCTTTTAAAAACCATTGTTTGGCTAAGGGAATTAAAAGTACCAAGCGTAAAAGGCATCTTACGCATAAGACATTGGTACACCCAACCAATGTGCCAATGATCCAAAAGTTATTAGCTATCTAG